The following are encoded together in the Hyalangium minutum genome:
- a CDS encoding glycoside hydrolase family 3 protein: MRRTRAASFLKKAVGMSLAAALLSCGPDAYVAPSPAPVTPATASKPLATYTDWPSITSAIPKDPVMESRIAQIVAGMTLAQKVGQMTQAEIQSITPAEVTQYFIGSVLNGGGSWPGNNKRAAVTDWVARADAFYDASLATNMAVKIPIIWGTDAVHGHNNVYGATVFPHNIGLGAAHDAELVRRIGIATARAVRATGIDWAFAPTLAVVRDDRWGRSYEGFSEDPAIVNEYAGQIVTGFQGTFSSEANLLVTAKHFMGDGGTDKGDDQGVTTCSLSDMINIHGQGYYSALAAGAQTVMASFSSWSNPSQGINAGKMHGSQYMLTEVLKGKLGFDGFVVSDWNGIAQVPGCTNSSCPQAINAGIDMVMVPTDWKAFITNTLAQVQSGQIPLSRIDDAVTRILRVKMRAGLFSGRKPSQRLDAGNAAALQARPLAREAVQKSLVLLKNNGNVLPLARGKKILVVGKSADSMPNQTGGWTLTWQGTGNSNADFPNGDTILAGIREAAGAANVTYSSNGRGVQVANFDAVIAVVGETPYAEGNGDIGPTQTLEHSSRYAEDLSVLKGVTGKGKPVITVFLSGRPLYVNNLLNRSDAFVAAWLPGTEGKGVSDVLFRDASGNIHKDFTGKLSFSWPKAACQTPVNVGDANYAPLFPLGYGLSYAHPATVPQLAETSVSGGCG; the protein is encoded by the coding sequence ATGCGCAGGACGCGAGCAGCATCTTTTTTGAAGAAGGCCGTCGGCATGTCCCTGGCGGCAGCGCTCCTGAGCTGTGGTCCTGACGCGTATGTGGCCCCGAGCCCAGCGCCTGTTACGCCGGCCACCGCGAGCAAGCCCCTGGCCACGTACACGGACTGGCCTTCCATCACGAGCGCGATCCCGAAGGATCCGGTGATGGAGTCGCGGATCGCCCAGATCGTCGCGGGGATGACGCTCGCGCAGAAGGTCGGGCAGATGACCCAGGCGGAGATCCAGAGCATCACCCCGGCCGAAGTCACGCAGTACTTCATCGGCTCGGTGTTGAACGGCGGTGGCTCGTGGCCGGGCAACAACAAGCGCGCCGCCGTGACGGACTGGGTGGCGCGAGCGGATGCGTTCTACGACGCGTCGCTGGCCACGAACATGGCGGTGAAGATCCCGATCATCTGGGGCACCGACGCGGTGCACGGCCACAACAACGTGTACGGCGCGACGGTGTTCCCGCACAACATCGGTCTGGGCGCGGCCCATGACGCGGAGCTCGTGCGGCGCATCGGCATCGCGACCGCGCGGGCGGTCCGGGCCACGGGCATCGATTGGGCCTTCGCGCCGACCCTCGCGGTGGTACGGGATGACCGCTGGGGCCGCAGCTACGAGGGCTTCTCCGAGGATCCTGCGATCGTCAATGAGTACGCCGGGCAGATCGTGACGGGCTTCCAGGGCACCTTCTCCAGCGAGGCCAACCTGCTGGTGACGGCCAAGCACTTCATGGGCGATGGAGGCACGGACAAGGGCGACGATCAGGGCGTCACCACGTGCTCCCTGTCGGACATGATCAACATCCATGGCCAGGGGTACTACAGCGCTCTGGCTGCGGGGGCGCAGACGGTCATGGCCTCCTTCAGCAGCTGGAGCAATCCGAGCCAGGGCATCAACGCTGGGAAGATGCACGGCAGCCAGTACATGCTGACCGAGGTGCTGAAGGGGAAGCTGGGCTTCGATGGGTTCGTGGTCTCGGACTGGAACGGCATCGCCCAGGTGCCCGGGTGTACCAACTCGAGCTGCCCTCAGGCGATCAACGCGGGCATCGACATGGTGATGGTGCCGACCGACTGGAAGGCCTTCATTACGAATACCCTCGCGCAGGTGCAGTCCGGGCAGATCCCCCTGTCGCGCATCGATGACGCGGTGACGCGCATTCTACGGGTGAAGATGCGGGCCGGGCTGTTCTCGGGCCGGAAGCCGTCGCAGCGGCTGGATGCGGGGAACGCGGCGGCGCTGCAGGCGCGTCCCCTGGCCCGCGAGGCCGTGCAGAAGTCCCTGGTCCTGCTGAAGAACAATGGCAACGTGCTGCCGCTGGCGCGGGGCAAGAAGATCCTCGTGGTGGGCAAGAGCGCCGACAGCATGCCGAACCAGACGGGCGGCTGGACGCTCACGTGGCAGGGCACGGGCAACAGCAACGCGGACTTCCCGAATGGCGACACGATCCTCGCCGGCATCCGGGAAGCGGCCGGGGCGGCCAACGTGACGTACAGCTCGAACGGACGCGGCGTCCAGGTCGCCAACTTCGACGCGGTCATCGCGGTGGTGGGAGAGACGCCCTATGCCGAGGGCAATGGCGACATCGGCCCCACGCAGACGCTGGAGCACTCCAGCCGCTATGCGGAGGACCTCTCGGTGCTCAAGGGGGTGACGGGCAAGGGCAAGCCGGTCATCACGGTGTTCCTCTCGGGCCGGCCGCTGTACGTGAACAACCTGCTGAACCGCTCGGATGCATTCGTGGCGGCCTGGCTGCCGGGGACGGAGGGCAAGGGCGTGTCCGACGTGCTGTTCCGCGATGCGAGCGGCAACATCCACAAAGACTTCACGGGCAAGCTGTCGTTTTCATGGCCGAAGGCGGCCTGCCAGACGCCGGTAAACGTGGGCGACGCCAACTACGCGCCGCTGTTCCCGCTGGGCTACGGGCTGTCTTACGCCCACCC